Proteins encoded by one window of Brasilonema sennae CENA114:
- a CDS encoding non-ribosomal peptide synthetase — protein MKSIQEFLSYLSDLDIKFSADGDRLCCNGPKGTLTPTLRNQIAERKADILAFLHNAYNTENLSTDYQPLPTIVPNPDERHQPFPLTDVQQAYWIGRSGAVELSNVATHVYVEIDIVDLDLERFEKAWQWLIERHDMLRTIVRPDGQQQILEKVPPYKIKSLDLCGKEPEIIAYQLNHIREQMSHQVLPPHQWPLFEIQASLLNENKTRIHLSFDLLTADYWSIDLILRELVEFIHNAEIVFPALELSFRDYVLAEIGLHDSQLYRRSQEYWLHRIRTLPPSPELPLEKSLTTVKHPRFVSRRGTLDSDTWGRLKNRASKVNLTPSGLLLAAFAEILTVWSKNPQFTINLTLFNRLPLHPQVNQISGDFTSLTLLSVDNSGQDSFEVRARRIQKQLWDDFDHRYFSGVQVLRELARTQERFLGALMPIVFTSTLVHNDLTRDTPSKKPSSMACLGEVVYSVSQTPQVYLDHQVFEHDGALVFNWDAVEELFPTGLLDDMFAAYSNFLERLSNSHELWQVTTRELLPPTQFKQIAAINATETPVLETVLLHTLFFERVLLHPEQAAVITSCRTLTYQELSTRACHIGYQLRQLGACPNQLVAIVMEKGWEQVVATLGILAAGAAYVPIDPDLPSERLSYLLKQTKVQWVITQSKLDTSLEWPENVLRLSVDILEPPNSCEPLEPVQQVSDLAYVIFTSGSTGLPKGVMIDHRGAVNTILDINQRFHVQPEDRVIALSSLSFDLSVYDIFGTLAAGGTLIVPDASATRDPSYWMQLLVEYQITIWNSVPALMQMLVEYAKGQKILPKSLRLVMLSGDWLPLTLPGQIQNLFGKVQVVSLGGATEASIWSILYPINTVDPAWKSIPYGCPMTNQRFYVLNKALEPCPVWVPGQLYIGGIGLAKGYWQDDLKTQSSFIIHPRTGERLYKTGDLGRYLPDSNIEFLGREDFQVKINGYRIELGEIEAMLEQHPLVNHTVVMAVGETRENKQLVAYIVSDSLSSSQAQPAPAQQTAAVYGLHQTDGVLNDPVKRLEFMLKQPGLRSLEPNRLSIELIKPQIDEALIETYVKRQSHRQFLDTPISLTQLSELLNCLLQIKLNGSPLPKYRYPSAGSLYPVQTYIYIKPGRVEGLEAGIYYYHPADHRLVLLSPEAEIERRIYTGVNQAIFDKSAFSLFLIGQLSAITPMYGELARDFCLLEAGYMSQLLMSAASASQIGLCPVGTLDFAAIQNFFGLDSNQILLHSFLGGGIDPEKTAQALQPKATLSMATIDDELRSFLQGKLPDYMVPGIYVPLDTLPLTVNGKVDRRALPAPTLVQSKLDLLDAPPQTEVERTIADIVQAVLQVETIGIHSNFFELGANSIHMVQIHSQIKETLGRDIAIVKMFQHPTINFLATHLSQENVEKSYTQIHDRALKQKEVIRQQRQLMEKRKNG, from the coding sequence ATGAAATCTATTCAAGAGTTTTTGTCCTACCTCAGCGACTTAGATATAAAGTTCTCTGCTGATGGCGATCGCCTTTGCTGTAATGGTCCTAAGGGAACATTGACGCCAACCCTACGTAATCAGATAGCTGAGCGCAAAGCAGACATTTTGGCATTTCTACATAATGCTTATAATACTGAAAACTTAAGCACTGATTACCAACCGCTACCCACAATAGTACCCAATCCAGACGAACGGCATCAACCTTTTCCACTCACTGACGTTCAACAGGCTTACTGGATTGGTCGCAGTGGTGCTGTTGAACTGAGTAACGTAGCAACTCACGTATATGTGGAAATTGACATTGTCGATTTAGACCTAGAAAGATTTGAAAAAGCTTGGCAGTGGCTGATAGAACGCCACGATATGCTACGGACGATTGTGCGACCAGATGGACAACAGCAGATTTTGGAGAAAGTGCCTCCTTATAAAATTAAAAGTTTAGACTTGTGCGGGAAAGAGCCAGAAATAATTGCTTACCAGTTGAACCACATTCGTGAGCAAATGTCTCACCAAGTGCTACCCCCTCACCAGTGGCCTCTGTTTGAAATTCAAGCGTCTTTATTAAACGAGAATAAAACCAGAATTCACTTAAGTTTTGACTTATTGACGGCAGACTATTGGAGTATAGACTTAATTCTAAGAGAACTGGTAGAATTTATACACAATGCTGAGATTGTCTTTCCTGCTTTAGAACTCTCATTTCGGGATTATGTCTTAGCAGAAATTGGCTTACATGATTCACAACTATACCGTCGCTCACAAGAGTATTGGTTACATCGAATTCGCACCTTACCACCGTCTCCTGAACTACCTCTAGAAAAGAGCTTAACTACTGTCAAACACCCCCGTTTTGTAAGTCGTCGTGGAACACTAGATTCAGATACATGGGGTCGCCTCAAAAACAGGGCTAGCAAAGTGAATTTGACTCCTTCTGGACTGTTGTTAGCTGCTTTTGCCGAAATCTTAACCGTATGGAGTAAGAATCCTCAATTTACCATCAATTTAACGCTGTTCAATCGCCTGCCCCTGCATCCACAGGTAAATCAAATTTCTGGGGACTTTACTTCTTTGACTTTACTGTCAGTAGACAACTCCGGACAAGATTCTTTTGAAGTGCGAGCGCGGCGCATCCAAAAGCAGCTCTGGGATGACTTTGACCATCGTTATTTCAGTGGCGTGCAAGTTTTGCGCGAATTAGCTCGCACTCAAGAGCGGTTTTTAGGGGCGCTCATGCCAATTGTCTTTACCAGCACCCTAGTTCATAATGACTTAACCCGCGATACACCAAGTAAAAAACCTTCATCAATGGCTTGCCTGGGAGAAGTTGTTTACAGCGTCAGCCAAACACCGCAGGTTTATCTAGATCATCAGGTTTTTGAACATGACGGAGCTTTGGTTTTCAACTGGGATGCTGTAGAAGAACTCTTCCCAACGGGGCTCTTGGATGATATGTTTGCTGCTTACTCCAATTTCTTGGAGCGTCTATCCAATTCTCACGAACTGTGGCAAGTAACGACAAGAGAACTGCTACCACCAACACAGTTCAAGCAAATAGCAGCCATTAATGCTACCGAAACACCAGTCCTAGAAACTGTCCTATTGCATACCTTGTTTTTTGAGCGAGTGCTTTTGCACCCAGAACAAGCTGCTGTCATTACTTCCTGTCGCACGCTCACCTATCAAGAATTAAGTACTCGTGCTTGCCATATCGGGTATCAACTGCGACAATTGGGCGCTTGCCCCAACCAGCTGGTAGCTATTGTCATGGAAAAAGGGTGGGAGCAAGTTGTCGCAACCTTGGGCATCCTCGCCGCTGGAGCCGCTTATGTGCCTATCGATCCCGACCTGCCCAGCGAGCGTCTATCTTATCTTTTAAAACAAACGAAAGTTCAGTGGGTAATCACGCAATCGAAGCTAGACACTTCTCTAGAATGGCCAGAAAACGTCCTCCGTCTCTCAGTAGATATCTTAGAACCCCCTAACTCCTGTGAACCTCTGGAACCTGTACAGCAAGTTTCAGATTTAGCCTATGTCATTTTTACTTCTGGTTCCACTGGTTTGCCAAAAGGAGTGATGATTGACCATCGGGGTGCTGTTAATACTATCTTAGATATTAACCAGCGTTTTCATGTGCAACCAGAAGATCGGGTCATTGCCCTGTCGTCTCTCAGTTTTGATCTGTCTGTGTATGACATTTTTGGCACCTTGGCAGCCGGAGGAACGCTAATCGTTCCTGATGCATCAGCCACAAGAGATCCATCTTACTGGATGCAGTTGCTGGTAGAATATCAAATCACTATCTGGAACTCAGTACCAGCTTTGATGCAAATGCTGGTAGAGTATGCAAAAGGTCAGAAAATACTACCTAAATCGCTACGGTTGGTTATGTTAAGTGGGGATTGGCTACCTTTAACCTTACCTGGTCAAATTCAAAACTTATTTGGAAAGGTACAAGTTGTTAGTCTAGGAGGTGCCACAGAGGCATCGATCTGGTCAATTCTCTACCCCATTAACACAGTTGATCCTGCTTGGAAAAGTATTCCCTACGGTTGCCCGATGACCAACCAGCGCTTTTATGTGTTAAATAAAGCGCTAGAACCTTGCCCGGTATGGGTGCCAGGACAACTTTATATTGGTGGAATAGGACTCGCTAAAGGTTACTGGCAAGATGATTTGAAGACCCAAAGCAGCTTTATTATTCATCCTCGCACAGGAGAGCGGCTGTACAAGACAGGTGACTTGGGTCGTTATCTGCCTGATAGCAACATAGAGTTTCTGGGACGAGAAGACTTCCAGGTCAAAATCAATGGTTACCGCATTGAGCTAGGCGAGATTGAGGCGATGCTTGAGCAGCATCCCTTAGTTAATCATACCGTGGTAATGGCGGTGGGAGAGACACGAGAAAATAAACAATTGGTAGCATATATTGTTTCTGACTCACTCTCAAGCTCTCAAGCTCAGCCAGCTCCCGCTCAGCAGACAGCAGCGGTTTACGGTCTTCACCAAACGGATGGAGTGTTGAATGACCCAGTCAAGCGACTGGAATTTATGCTCAAGCAGCCTGGATTGCGATCGCTCGAACCCAATAGACTCTCTATCGAGTTGATTAAGCCGCAAATTGACGAGGCTTTGATCGAAACTTATGTGAAACGCCAAAGCCATCGACAATTTTTGGATACCCCAATTTCTCTTACCCAGCTCAGTGAACTTTTGAACTGTCTGCTACAAATCAAGCTCAATGGTTCCCCGTTGCCCAAGTACCGCTATCCATCTGCTGGCAGTCTTTACCCAGTGCAAACTTACATCTACATCAAACCTGGGCGAGTTGAAGGACTGGAAGCAGGTATTTACTATTACCATCCCGCAGACCACCGTTTAGTCTTACTTTCTCCTGAGGCTGAAATTGAACGTCGCATTTACACTGGGGTTAATCAAGCGATTTTCGATAAATCCGCCTTTTCGCTGTTTTTAATTGGACAACTGAGCGCAATTACCCCCATGTACGGGGAGTTAGCTAGAGACTTTTGTCTTTTGGAAGCAGGTTATATGAGCCAGTTGCTCATGAGCGCAGCATCGGCTAGCCAAATTGGACTTTGTCCCGTGGGCACTCTGGATTTTGCAGCGATCCAAAATTTCTTTGGGCTAGATTCCAATCAGATTCTGCTGCACAGCTTTTTAGGTGGGGGAATCGATCCTGAAAAAACCGCACAAGCGTTGCAGCCCAAAGCGACTCTGTCAATGGCTACCATTGACGATGAACTGCGGAGCTTTTTGCAAGGGAAATTACCAGATTACATGGTACCTGGGATTTATGTACCTCTTGATACCTTGCCGTTGACAGTAAATGGCAAAGTAGATCGTCGGGCTCTCCCTGCACCAACGCTGGTGCAGTCAAAGCTTGATTTGCTCGATGCGCCACCCCAAACTGAAGTGGAGCGCACCATAGCAGATATTGTACAAGCAGTGCTGCAAGTTGAGACAATCGGCATCCATAGCAACTTCTTTGAGTTGGGGGCAAATTCTATTCATATGGTTCAGATCCATAGCCAGATCAAAGAGACTTTGGGAAGAGACATCGCCATTGTGAAAATGTTCCAACACCCAACTATCAACTTTTTGGCTACGCACTTAAGTCAGGAAAATGTTGAGAAATCATATACGCAAATTCATGACCGAGCTTTGAAACAAAAAGAGGTCATAAGGCAACAAAGGCAGCTGATGGAGAAGAGAAAAAATGGATAG
- a CDS encoding methyltransferase domain-containing protein, with protein MNTQMKSIQEFLSYLSDLDIKLSADGDRLCCNGPKGILTPTLRNQIAERKAEILEFINKYNFLFQANLCKDLSEQELAEIQEQIDSFPFLNYNSSNLSSNKAKELWEKLYNYFSQKLNSTVGSYATFLNYGYVANDSPQEALVDLPNYTPNKNRIKLVLELIGDCDLTDRTILDVGCGRGGTVNVIATSFHVKEIFGIDLSTTAISFCQTNYNHSHAHFMQGDAETLPFEEHKFDIVTNIESSNAYPNIFAFYREVYRVLKLGGYFLYTDFFPVDKLDDYLSDLQEIGFVIEKDRDITANVLLSCDEAATIGSQAYGNAPEILISNFLGLPGSTTYTNFKNRSWLYKIFRFKKV; from the coding sequence ATGAATACTCAGATGAAATCCATTCAAGAGTTTTTGTCCTACCTCAGCGATTTAGATATAAAGCTCTCTGCTGATGGCGATCGCCTTTGCTGTAATGGTCCCAAGGGAATATTGACGCCAACCCTACGTAATCAGATAGCTGAGCGCAAAGCAGAGATTTTGGAATTTATAAATAAGTATAATTTTCTTTTTCAAGCTAATCTTTGTAAAGACCTAAGCGAACAAGAACTTGCTGAAATCCAAGAACAGATAGATTCATTTCCCTTTCTTAATTACAATAGTTCAAATCTTTCTTCCAATAAAGCTAAAGAACTTTGGGAGAAGCTTTATAATTATTTTTCCCAAAAACTTAACTCAACAGTTGGTAGTTATGCAACTTTTTTGAACTACGGTTATGTTGCCAACGATTCTCCACAAGAGGCATTGGTTGATTTACCAAATTACACTCCTAATAAAAATCGCATTAAATTAGTACTCGAACTTATTGGAGATTGCGACCTTACAGATCGTACAATTTTAGATGTGGGTTGTGGCAGAGGTGGAACAGTTAATGTTATTGCCACATCTTTTCATGTTAAAGAAATATTTGGAATTGATTTATCAACAACAGCTATTTCATTTTGTCAAACAAATTATAATCATAGTCATGCTCATTTTATGCAGGGAGATGCAGAAACACTACCTTTTGAAGAACACAAATTCGATATTGTAACTAATATTGAATCATCTAATGCTTACCCTAATATCTTTGCTTTTTATAGAGAAGTATATAGAGTATTAAAACTCGGAGGGTACTTTTTGTACACAGATTTCTTTCCCGTAGATAAATTAGATGATTATTTATCAGATTTACAAGAGATAGGTTTTGTTATTGAAAAGGATAGAGATATTACAGCTAATGTCTTGTTATCCTGCGATGAAGCGGCAACCATAGGTAGCCAAGCTTATGGAAATGCACCTGAAATCCTAATAAGTAATTTTTTGGGGTTACCTGGTTCCACAACCTACACCAATTTCAAAAATAGAAGCTGGCTCTATAAGATATTCAGATTCAAAAAAGTATGA
- a CDS encoding type I polyketide synthase, translated as MNFEQNGLEIAIVGMSGRFPGAKNIDEFWECLKNGKELITVFSDLEQQGILANGSGQNNKIIKVGAILDDVEMFDASFFGFSPKEAETMDPQHRLFLECAWEALENAGYDCQTEEKLVGVYASVSLSTYLLYNIYPNQELMESRGFLQTEIGVDKDYIATRVSYKLNLKGPSVTVQTACSSSLVAVHFACQSLLNGECDMALAAGVSIKVPQNELTLSPDAIVSPDGHCRAFDAKANGTVGGNGVGVVVLKRLKDAIADNDRIYAVIKGSAINNDGSLKIGYTAPSQDGQARVIRTAQAMAEVEPETITYMEAHGTGTPLGDPIEIAAMTQAFRCGTDKNGYCAIGSVKTNVGHLNSAAGIAGLIKTVLALQHKLIPPSLNFEIPNSQIDFENNPFYVNNKLSEWKVNNIPRRAGVSSFGFGGTNAHVILEEAPALETSSNRSRSQQLLVLSAKTPSALETATTNLANYLRQHPDINLPDVAYTLQVGRQAFNHRRMVIAKDIEDAVKALASTTDEAYLQEFQQRVYTQFQESSDRPVVFMFTGQGAQYVNMTREIYQSEPTFRQECDSCCELLKPYLGLDLRSCLYPKEEEVEKAAQQLQQTAITQPTLFVIEYALAKLWMSWGVQPVAMIGHSIGEYVAATLAGVFSLEDALVLVTARGQLMQELPSGSMLAVPMSEEKVQPFLAQTLSLAAINGSSSCVVSGTTDTVEAIQNQLASQGIDSQRLHTSHAFHSHMMEPILKRFTERVTQVSLKPPQIPYISNVTGTWITAEQATDPSYWASHIRQTVRFAQGLQELLQEPSQILLEVGPGRTLSKLAKQHPDKKPEQIVLTSVPHPQERKSDVAFLLQTLGQIWLNGVQVDWSRFYASEQRHRLPLPTYPFERQGYWIEPPQKGQGNHTAQALLGKKPDIGDWFYLPFWKPSVPPSLLQEELAKQKSCILVLSDECGLGSQLEKKLRTQNQDVITVKLGSEFAKLSECLYTLNPQQPDDYEVLLNELQSRENLPTKIVHLWNVTPQCHTASELELLLDQAQDKGFYSLLFLAKVLGKLNLTHEFQITVVSNNLQKINPTEILCPEKATLLGPVKVIPQEYPNITCRSIDVVLPSAGIWQEKLVNYLITELIVPSSERFIAYRGNHRWVQTFEPVYLDKAKEATPRLREGGVYLITGGLGSIGLVLAEYLAKTVRAKLVLTGRLGLPNRDRWCEWLSTHSKTDGTSRKIRKVQELEELGAEVLVASADAVNLEQMREVIAQTLERFGQINGVIHAAGVVTEKTFCDIEQITKTECEQQFQPKIYGLLVLKKVLQDKELDFCLLLSSLSSVLGGLGYVAYSAANLFMDAFVHHYNQTNPVSWLSVNWDGWQLEQDNKQGKFVGDVSTELAIAKEEGVEAFTRILSKDIEPQVVVSTGNLQARIDQWIKLEFLREKPASQKITSFSLHSRPNLPNGYVAPKNETEQKLVNMWQDFLGVELIGIHDNFFELGGHSLMATQIVTKVREVFQIGMSLGRLFEEPTVAGMAQCIETIRTTAQQLQAYTSDNLNDREEIVL; from the coding sequence ATGAATTTTGAGCAGAATGGTCTAGAAATAGCGATTGTTGGAATGTCCGGACGTTTTCCAGGTGCAAAAAATATTGATGAATTTTGGGAGTGTCTCAAAAATGGAAAGGAGCTCATTACGGTTTTCTCTGATTTAGAACAGCAAGGGATACTTGCTAATGGGTCTGGTCAAAACAATAAGATAATCAAAGTTGGCGCTATCCTTGATGATGTCGAAATGTTTGATGCTTCATTTTTCGGCTTCAGTCCCAAAGAAGCTGAAACTATGGACCCACAACACCGCCTGTTTTTAGAATGTGCCTGGGAAGCTCTTGAAAATGCTGGCTATGACTGCCAAACAGAAGAAAAACTCGTAGGAGTTTACGCTAGTGTAAGTCTAAGCACTTACTTACTCTATAACATTTATCCCAATCAGGAATTGATGGAATCCAGAGGATTCTTACAAACCGAAATTGGTGTTGATAAAGATTACATTGCCACACGTGTATCCTACAAATTGAATCTTAAGGGACCTAGTGTCACTGTTCAAACAGCCTGTTCTAGTTCATTAGTTGCTGTTCACTTTGCTTGTCAAAGTTTGCTCAATGGTGAATGCGACATGGCTTTGGCTGCTGGAGTTTCAATTAAAGTTCCCCAAAATGAATTAACCCTCTCACCAGATGCTATTGTTTCTCCTGATGGACATTGCAGAGCCTTTGATGCTAAAGCAAACGGTACAGTTGGCGGTAATGGAGTTGGAGTTGTTGTCCTAAAAAGGCTAAAGGATGCGATCGCAGACAATGATCGTATTTATGCAGTCATCAAAGGCTCTGCTATCAATAATGATGGTTCTTTGAAAATCGGCTACACAGCACCCAGCCAAGATGGTCAAGCGAGGGTGATTCGCACCGCTCAAGCTATGGCGGAAGTGGAGCCAGAAACCATCACTTATATGGAAGCCCACGGAACCGGAACTCCTTTGGGAGATCCGATTGAAATCGCAGCCATGACACAAGCGTTTCGGTGCGGTACGGATAAAAATGGCTACTGTGCAATCGGCTCAGTAAAAACCAATGTTGGGCATTTGAATTCAGCGGCTGGGATCGCAGGCTTAATCAAAACCGTCTTGGCACTTCAACACAAGTTGATACCACCAAGCCTCAACTTTGAGATACCAAATTCTCAAATTGATTTTGAGAATAATCCGTTTTACGTCAATAATAAACTGTCAGAGTGGAAAGTCAATAACATTCCCCGTCGTGCTGGGGTGAGTTCCTTCGGCTTTGGTGGCACAAATGCTCATGTAATTCTTGAGGAAGCTCCTGCTTTAGAAACATCTTCCAATCGTTCCCGATCCCAGCAACTCCTGGTGCTGTCTGCCAAAACCCCTTCAGCCTTAGAAACGGCAACAACTAACCTAGCCAATTACTTAAGGCAGCACCCAGACATCAATCTTCCCGATGTGGCTTATACTCTGCAAGTGGGTCGTCAGGCATTTAATCATCGCCGAATGGTTATAGCCAAAGATATTGAGGATGCGGTCAAAGCTTTAGCGTCAACTACTGACGAAGCATATCTACAAGAGTTTCAACAGCGAGTTTACACCCAGTTTCAGGAATCAAGTGATCGCCCCGTTGTGTTCATGTTTACTGGTCAAGGAGCCCAGTATGTAAATATGACGCGGGAAATTTACCAGAGTGAACCGACATTTCGCCAAGAGTGCGATTCCTGCTGTGAATTACTCAAGCCCTACCTTGGATTAGATTTGCGCTCTTGTCTGTACCCAAAAGAGGAAGAAGTTGAAAAGGCGGCACAGCAATTACAGCAGACTGCTATTACCCAACCAACACTGTTTGTGATTGAGTACGCCCTGGCTAAATTGTGGATGTCTTGGGGAGTGCAACCTGTGGCAATGATTGGTCACAGCATCGGTGAATATGTAGCCGCCACTCTTGCAGGTGTATTCTCTTTGGAAGATGCTTTAGTTTTAGTGACGGCACGGGGTCAACTAATGCAGGAACTGCCATCAGGAAGTATGCTCGCCGTTCCTATGTCTGAAGAAAAGGTGCAACCATTCTTGGCTCAGACACTGTCTTTGGCAGCAATTAACGGATCGTCCTCCTGTGTCGTTTCAGGTACGACAGATACTGTAGAGGCAATACAAAACCAGTTAGCTTCCCAAGGCATAGACAGCCAACGTTTACATACTTCTCATGCCTTCCATTCTCACATGATGGAGCCGATTTTGAAGCGCTTCACTGAGCGGGTGACACAAGTCAGCCTTAAGCCCCCACAAATCCCCTACATTTCTAACGTCACTGGTACTTGGATTACCGCAGAACAAGCAACAGATCCTTCTTATTGGGCTTCTCATATACGGCAAACGGTGCGGTTTGCCCAAGGCTTGCAAGAGTTATTACAAGAACCCTCTCAAATTCTGCTAGAGGTGGGACCGGGTCGGACTTTGAGTAAATTAGCCAAACAGCATCCTGATAAAAAACCCGAACAGATAGTGTTAACTTCGGTACCCCATCCACAAGAGAGGAAATCGGATGTAGCATTCTTGTTACAGACGTTAGGTCAGATCTGGCTCAATGGAGTACAGGTGGATTGGTCAAGATTTTATGCTTCCGAGCAGCGTCATCGTCTCCCCTTGCCTACCTATCCCTTTGAGCGGCAAGGTTACTGGATTGAACCGCCCCAAAAGGGGCAGGGTAATCATACGGCTCAGGCGTTACTGGGCAAAAAACCAGATATCGGCGACTGGTTCTACCTACCTTTTTGGAAGCCATCAGTACCCCCATCGTTGCTTCAGGAAGAACTGGCAAAGCAAAAGTCTTGCATTTTGGTGTTGAGCGATGAGTGCGGCTTGGGCTCCCAATTGGAGAAAAAACTCCGAACACAGAACCAGGATGTGATTACCGTGAAGCTTGGATCGGAGTTTGCAAAGCTGAGCGAATGCCTGTATACTCTTAATCCTCAACAACCTGATGACTACGAGGTTTTGCTCAATGAACTACAGTCACGGGAAAATCTACCAACAAAGATTGTTCATCTATGGAATGTCACACCCCAATGTCATACAGCATCAGAACTGGAATTGCTTCTTGACCAAGCTCAAGACAAAGGATTCTACAGTCTACTGTTCCTCGCCAAAGTACTAGGAAAACTAAATCTTACGCATGAGTTTCAAATCACGGTCGTTTCTAATAATCTTCAGAAAATAAACCCCACAGAAATACTCTGTCCAGAAAAGGCGACCTTACTGGGTCCAGTGAAGGTAATTCCCCAAGAATATCCGAATATTACCTGTCGTAGCATTGATGTTGTTCTTCCTTCAGCAGGAATTTGGCAAGAGAAACTCGTAAACTACTTAATAACGGAACTCATAGTCCCCTCCTCAGAGCGATTTATTGCCTACCGTGGTAATCATCGCTGGGTGCAAACCTTTGAGCCAGTCTACTTGGATAAAGCAAAGGAAGCGACTCCACGATTAAGGGAAGGGGGAGTCTATCTAATCACGGGTGGACTCGGAAGCATTGGACTTGTTTTGGCTGAGTATCTGGCAAAGACTGTACGAGCCAAACTAGTTCTGACAGGACGTTTAGGTTTGCCCAACCGAGATAGGTGGTGCGAGTGGTTGAGTACTCACAGTAAAACCGATGGCACGAGCCGCAAGATTCGCAAAGTGCAAGAACTTGAGGAACTCGGTGCTGAGGTTTTGGTAGCTAGTGCCGATGCTGTCAATCTTGAACAAATGCGAGAAGTAATTGCTCAGACTCTAGAGCGGTTTGGTCAGATCAACGGTGTAATCCATGCTGCAGGAGTTGTGACAGAAAAAACGTTTTGTGATATTGAACAGATAACTAAAACTGAGTGTGAGCAGCAATTTCAACCAAAAATATATGGACTTTTGGTGTTGAAAAAGGTTTTGCAGGACAAAGAGCTTGATTTTTGTTTGTTGCTATCTTCTTTGTCATCAGTTTTAGGAGGATTAGGATATGTTGCATATTCAGCAGCAAATCTGTTTATGGACGCTTTTGTTCACCATTACAATCAGACCAATCCTGTCTCCTGGCTCAGCGTCAACTGGGATGGCTGGCAACTAGAGCAAGATAACAAGCAAGGTAAGTTTGTGGGAGATGTATCGACTGAATTAGCGATCGCAAAAGAAGAAGGTGTAGAGGCATTTACTAGGATCTTGTCCAAGGATATTGAACCTCAGGTAGTGGTTTCAACGGGAAATTTACAAGCCAGGATTGACCAATGGATCAAACTGGAATTTTTACGAGAAAAACCAGCTTCCCAAAAAATTACTTCATTTTCGCTTCATTCCAGACCGAATTTACCAAATGGCTATGTCGCTCCCAAGAATGAAACTGAGCAAAAGCTTGTCAATATGTGGCAGGATTTTCTTGGAGTTGAACTAATAGGAATTCACGATAATTTCTTTGAATTGGGGGGACATTCCTTAATGGCTACCCAAATCGTCACCAAGGTGCGCGAAGTATTCCAGATAGGAATGTCCTTGGGCAGGTTATTTGAGGAACCTACCGTGGCTGGCATGGCACAGTGTATTGAAACGATTCGTACAACTGCTCAGCAACTCCAAGCTTACACCAGTGACAATTTGAATGACAGAGAAGAAATAGTACTATAA